One genomic segment of Musa acuminata AAA Group cultivar baxijiao chromosome BXJ3-3, Cavendish_Baxijiao_AAA, whole genome shotgun sequence includes these proteins:
- the LOC103977622 gene encoding protein OXIDATIVE STRESS 3 LIKE 2, with the protein MPIALENGNGIGESGFARGIAACCSNHAEVALKGKVREDSCSSSSIGRNSSDVSSGGEGSDGDEESGETEVQSRLKDPLETMDALEDTLPIRRGISKFYSGKSKSFSILSDAVALSSAQDLAKQENAYTRKRKNLLAHSIMSDKFRNKKQTTLEGVISEKPANSSQSKFISSVINSSSGSNSTGSNNQHGRAQHLPPRHPQGNSVLTIPAASPVGSASHEKFSLSKRSFSLTCFQCLAN; encoded by the exons ATGCCGATCGCGCTGGAGAATGGCAACGGCATCGGAGAGTCGGGGTTCGCCCGGGGGATCGCGGCTTGTTGCTCGAACCATGCGGAGGTTGCGTTGAAGGGGAAGGTTCGGGAGGACTCTTGCAGCTCGTCGTCGATCGGGAGGAACAGCAGCGACGTCTCCAGCGGTGGTGAGGGGTCGGACGGCGATGAGGAGTCGGGGGAGACGGAGGTGCAGAGCAGGTTGAAGGACCCCCTGGAGACCATGGACGCCCTCGAGGATACGCTGCCGATTAG GCGTGGCATCTCTAAGTTCTACTCTGGGAAATCCAAATCTTTCTCGATCCTTTCAGATGCTGTAGCTTTGTCATCTGCTCAGGACCTTGCTAAACAAGAAAATGCCTACACCCGTAAGCGGAAGAATCTTCTTGCCCACAGCATCATGTCAGACAAATTTAGGAATAAGAAGCAGACAACCCTTGAAGGTGTGATTTCAGAGAAACCTGCCAATTCAAGCCAAAGTAAGTTTATTTCTTCTGTAATCAATAGTAGCTCTGGAAGCAACAGCACAGGCAGCAATAACCAGCATGGACGAGCTCAACATCTCCCTCCCCGGCACCCACAGGGAAATTCTGTTCTCACCATCCCTGCTGCTTCTCCAGTCGGTTCCGCCTCACATGAAAAGTTCTCTCTTTCAAAGAGATCTTTCTCGTTAACATGTTTTCAATGTCTGGCTAATTGA